The genomic DNA GGTCGGGGCCATCACCCCGTGGAACGTGCCGTTCTACCTCAACGTCGCCGAGACCGTGCCCGCGCTGATGGCGGGCAACACCGTGGTGCTCAAGCCCGCGCAGCTCACCCCGTGGTCGGGCAGCGAGTACGGCCGCATCGTCGCCGAGGAGACCGACATTCCCGCCGGCGTGTTCAACGTCGTGGTGTCGAACGCCAACGAGGTCGGCGCTGCCCTGTCGGCCGATCCGCGAGTCGACATGATCACCTTCACCGGGTCGACGGCCACCGGCCGGGCGATCCTGGCCGCGGGCGCACCGACGGTGAAGAAGACGCTGCTCGAACTCGGCGGCAAGTCCGCCCACATCGTGCTCGACGACGCCGACCTCAACTCGGCGCTGCCCATGGCGGCGATGATGGCGTGCGTGATGTCGGGCCAGTCCTGCATCCTCCCGAGCCGAATCCTGTTGCCGCGCAGCAGGTACGACGAGGGGGTCGAGATCCTGAAGAGCAGTATGGAGAACTTCCCGTACGGCGATCCGTGGGATCCGGGCAACATGCAGGGCCCGCAGATCAGCGACGGCCAGCGCAAGAAGGTGCTCGGGCTGATCCGCTCCGGCATCGACTCCGGCGCCCGACTGGTCACCGGCGGCGGCATCCCCGAGCACCTGCCGACCGGCTACTACACCCAGCCGACCCTGCTCGCCGACGTCGACCCGGACTCCCAGGTCGCGCAGGAGGAGATCTTCGGCCCGGTGCTGACGGTGACGCCGTACGACACCGACGACGACGCGATCGCGATCGCGAACAACTCGATCTACGGTCTGTCGGGCGAGGTGTCCGGCGGCGACGTCGACCGGGCGTTCGCCGTCGCCACCCGCATGCGCACCGGCAACGTCACCATCAACGGCAAGAGCCACTTCGGCATCACCAGCCCGTTCGGCGGAACCAAGCAGAGCGGCCTGGGCCGGCGCAACGGCGACGAGGGTTACCGGGAGTACCTGGAGGGCAAGACGATCGGCATGCCGGAGTGAGTGCCGGGTAGCTCGTCAGCCTTCGGCGGCCAACTGGCCGCACGCCGCGGCGATCTCCTGCCCCCTGGTGTCGCGGACGGTGCAGGACACGCCGCGATCGCGGACACGCTGGACGAACTCCCGCTCGACCGGCTTGGGGCTGGCGTCCCACTTGCTGCCCGGCGTCGGGTTGAGCGGGATCAGGTTGACGTGCACGAGCGGGCCCAGCGCGGCGTGCAACTTCCTGCCGAGCATGTCGGCCCGCCACGGCTGATCGTTGACGTCGCGTATCAGTGCGTACTCGATCGACACTCGGCGCCCAGTCACGTCGGCGTAATACCGTGCGGCATCGAGTGCTTCGCCGACCTTCCACCGGTTGTTGACCGGCACCAGGGTGTCGCGCAGTTCGTCGTCGGGTGCGTGCAGGGACAGCGCGAGCGTGACCCCGAGCCGTTCGTCGGCGAGCTTGCGGATGGCGGGGGCGAGCCCGACCGTCGACACCGTCACCGAGCGGGCCGAGATGCCGAACCCGTGTGGCGCAGGCGCGATGATGCGCCGCACCACCGCGAGTACGCGGTTGTAGTTCGCCAGTGGCTCGCCCATGCCCATGAACACGACGTTCGACAGTCGGCCGCGCGACAACTTCCCCGAGTCGCTGCGCTCCTGCCCGCCGAACTCATCCCGCATCGTCGCCGAGGCGGCGCGCACCTGCTCCAGGATCTCCGCGGTGGACAGGTTGCGGGTCAGCCCGCCCTGGCCGGTGGCGCAGAACGGGCATGCCATGCCGCAGCCGGCCTGCGACGAGATGCACACGGTGCTGCGTTCGGGGTAGCGCATCAGCACGGACTCGAAGGTGGTGCCATCGCCCGCGCGCCACAACGTCTTCCGCGTCTCCCCCGCATCGCACTGGATGGCCCGCACCACCGACAGCAGCTCGGGGAACAGTGCCTCGGCCACCTGGCCGCGGACGGCCGCGGGGAGGTCGGTCATCTGCTGGGGATCGGCGATGAGCCTGCCGAAGTACTGGTTGGCCAACTGCTTGGCCCGGAAGCCGGGCAGTCCGAGTTCCTTCACCGCCGCGGCCTGCGCGTCGTCGTCGAGGTCGGCGAAGTGCCGCGGCGGCAGGCCGCGACGCGGTGCTTCGAAGATCAGCTCTTGCTTCATGTTTCGCCCCGTATCAGATCTGTTGGGCCAGCACGTCGCGGACGGCGCGGTCCACGTCGGCCAGCACGTCGGCGTCGACGCCGGCACGGCCGCGCACGAACACCGAGGCGCGACTGGTGGGTGGAAGCCCCTCGGCAAGGCAGAGTCCGTCCGGCAGCCGACCGATCATCGGCAGCAGCGCCACCCCGAGACCCGAGCGCACGGCAGCGAAGAGCCCGGAGAGATCGGAACTCTCCGCGGCGATGCGGTACGGCACCGTCAAGCGGTCGAGCGCGGCGAAGGTCGGTTCGCGCAGCGTGCACGGCTCGGAGAACATCACCACCGGCAGCGGCTCGGTGGCGGGCACCGAGAAGTTGCGCCCCGAGATCCACTTCAGTGCCACCATGCCCGACGCGTTGGCGGGATCGAGGCCGGAGCCGTCCAGCATGACCGCCAGGTCGACGACACCCTGCTCGATGGCGTCGGCGAGCATCACGTTGCGGTCGAGCCGGAACCGCAGCCGCCAGTCGGGTAGACGCCGACCCAGTGCCGCCGTGAGCCCGGGCAGCATGACGTCGGCGCCGTGTTCGGTGGCGCCGATCAGCAGCACCCGCTCCTCGGCCGCGCCGAGGTCGGCGAGTGCGGCGTCGTGCGCGGCGAGGATCGAGCGGGCGTGGGTCAGCACGCGATGGCCGAGTTCGGTGAATGCGACGCCGCGCCCGGACCTCTCGACGACCGGACCTCCGACGACCGCCTCGACCCGGCGCACGTGCTGGCTCACGGCCGACTGCGTGATGTGCAGCACCGCCGCGGCGCGGTGAAATCCGCCACAGTCGGCCACCGCTGCGACGCTGCGCAGCGGGGCGATGTCGAGCACCTGGGACATGGACCCAAAGTACTCCGATCAGTAGAAACGATCAAAGAAACGCGATCGGGCCGTGATCTGGCGCACGTCAGACATTCACCGATCACGGATCGCGATCAGTCATGATCGCCGATATTCGTTGGACCCGGACACACCATCGGGCGAACCATGGACGGGTGACTCCCACTCGCATGCCGCTGCGCACTGCCGCGATCGTGACCGTCACCTACGCCCTGGGCTACCCCATCGGCAACATGGCCGTGCACGCGATGTCGCCGATGGCCGTGCTGGTGTTTCGGTTCGGCCTTGCCGGGCTGATCCTCGGGCTGTGGGCCGTCATCGCCCGGGTGCCGCTGCCGCGCGGCCGCAAGCTCGGCCACGTCCTGGTCACCGGACTCCTGATGCAGGCCGTGCAGTTCTGCGCGCTGTACTTCGCCATCCAGAACGGTGCGCCGGCCGTGCTGTGCGCGGTGCTCATCGCGATGAACCCGGTCGCCACGGCGCTGCTCGCCGCGGCGTTCCTGCGCGACCGGCTGACCCCGGGGCGCATCGTCGCACTGGTGCTGGGCGTGGCCGCGGTCCTGGCGGCGTGTGCGAGTCGGCTGATCGCCGAGGGTGGGTTCGACCCGGCCGTGCTGCTGCTGATGGTCGCACTGCTCGGGCTCGCTGCGGGCGGGGTCTACCAGCAGAAGTTCTGCGCCGACGTCGACTTCCGTGCCTCGACGGCCGTGCAGAACGCGGTCGCGTTCGTGCCCGCCGGCATCCTCGCGCTGGTCACGCCGTTCGAGGTGCACGACGCCACCAAGGCGGCGTTTGCGGTGGCAGGCGTTGTCCTGCTGAACGCGGTGCTCGGGGTGTCGCTGTACGTGCGGGCCATCAACCTGCACGGCGCGTCCGCGGTCTCGATGCTGTTCTGCGTCATCCCCGCAGTCGCCGGCGTGCTGTCCTACTTCATGCTGGGCGAGCGCGTCGACCTGGGCATCGGCGTCGGATTGGCCCTCGGGGCGCTGGCGTGCTGGCTGAACGGCAGGTCGGCAGCCACGAAGTCAGGCGAGCAGCGTCAGGACGATCCAGGTCGCGAC from Mycolicibacterium arabiense includes the following:
- the rlmN gene encoding 23S rRNA (adenine(2503)-C(2))-methyltransferase RlmN, producing MKQELIFEAPRRGLPPRHFADLDDDAQAAAVKELGLPGFRAKQLANQYFGRLIADPQQMTDLPAAVRGQVAEALFPELLSVVRAIQCDAGETRKTLWRAGDGTTFESVLMRYPERSTVCISSQAGCGMACPFCATGQGGLTRNLSTAEILEQVRAASATMRDEFGGQERSDSGKLSRGRLSNVVFMGMGEPLANYNRVLAVVRRIIAPAPHGFGISARSVTVSTVGLAPAIRKLADERLGVTLALSLHAPDDELRDTLVPVNNRWKVGEALDAARYYADVTGRRVSIEYALIRDVNDQPWRADMLGRKLHAALGPLVHVNLIPLNPTPGSKWDASPKPVEREFVQRVRDRGVSCTVRDTRGQEIAAACGQLAAEG
- a CDS encoding DMT family transporter; translation: MPLRTAAIVTVTYALGYPIGNMAVHAMSPMAVLVFRFGLAGLILGLWAVIARVPLPRGRKLGHVLVTGLLMQAVQFCALYFAIQNGAPAVLCAVLIAMNPVATALLAAAFLRDRLTPGRIVALVLGVAAVLAACASRLIAEGGFDPAVLLLMVALLGLAAGGVYQQKFCADVDFRASTAVQNAVAFVPAGILALVTPFEVHDATKAAFAVAGVVLLNAVLGVSLYVRAINLHGASAVSMLFCVIPAVAGVLSYFMLGERVDLGIGVGLALGALACWLNGRSAATKSGEQRQDDPGRDGRREDAVEAVHQPAVTR
- a CDS encoding aldehyde dehydrogenase family protein, with amino-acid sequence MTTVETEFGVLAGEQRMLIDGELQHTSSGATFDVIHPASEQVAGQATDGTVEDMSRAVAAARRAFDESDWSRDVDFRYHCLHQLHDAFDRNKERLRRILITEVGCPVTVTGSQIESPIDEVRHWAEHGKAFEYLVDTGVHPTQMGPARRKIHYEPIGVVGAITPWNVPFYLNVAETVPALMAGNTVVLKPAQLTPWSGSEYGRIVAEETDIPAGVFNVVVSNANEVGAALSADPRVDMITFTGSTATGRAILAAGAPTVKKTLLELGGKSAHIVLDDADLNSALPMAAMMACVMSGQSCILPSRILLPRSRYDEGVEILKSSMENFPYGDPWDPGNMQGPQISDGQRKKVLGLIRSGIDSGARLVTGGGIPEHLPTGYYTQPTLLADVDPDSQVAQEEIFGPVLTVTPYDTDDDAIAIANNSIYGLSGEVSGGDVDRAFAVATRMRTGNVTINGKSHFGITSPFGGTKQSGLGRRNGDEGYREYLEGKTIGMPE
- a CDS encoding LysR family transcriptional regulator — protein: MSQVLDIAPLRSVAAVADCGGFHRAAAVLHITQSAVSQHVRRVEAVVGGPVVERSGRGVAFTELGHRVLTHARSILAAHDAALADLGAAEERVLLIGATEHGADVMLPGLTAALGRRLPDWRLRFRLDRNVMLADAIEQGVVDLAVMLDGSGLDPANASGMVALKWISGRNFSVPATEPLPVVMFSEPCTLREPTFAALDRLTVPYRIAAESSDLSGLFAAVRSGLGVALLPMIGRLPDGLCLAEGLPPTSRASVFVRGRAGVDADVLADVDRAVRDVLAQQI